One genomic region from Colletotrichum lupini chromosome 7, complete sequence encodes:
- a CDS encoding short-chain dehydrogenase, with translation MSESATYLITGAGRGLGRGLAEALLQRPNTTVIAATRSQDQASDLLSFRTHSGSRLITIAIDSRSPKDASLAIEKLVHDHGVDTIDVVIANAGISKAPTPAAETPIEDVLDCFTVNAVAPLLLFQATWRLLARSSTPKFVVISSIAGSLGEVPRYASPCAAYGSSKAAVNFMVRRIGRENESLIALALHPGWMQTEMGNAAAVRFGKKEAPVSVAEATDSILTEIDQATRETAAAFRTYDHKELPW, from the exons ATGTCAGAAAGCGCCACATACTTGATCACTGGAGCGGGTCGCG GCCTCGGTCGCGGCCTCGCCGAGGCGCTCCTCCAACGGCCCAACACCACAGTCATTGCCGCAACGCGCTCTCAAGACCAGGCCTCCGATTTGCTCAGCTTTCGTACCCACTCCGGAAGCAGACTAATCACCATCGCAATCGACAGCCGTTCCCCGAAGGACGCCTCGCTTGCGATTGAGAAACTAGTCCACGATCATGGAGTGGATACGATCGACGTGGTAATCGCCAACGCGGGCATCAGCAAGGCCCCTACCCCGGCTGCGGAGACACCAATTGAAGACGTCCTCGACTGCTTCACTGTAAACGCCGTTGCGCCCTTGCTTCTATTCCAGGCTACGTGGCGCCTCTTAGCGAGATCGTCGACACCAAAGTTTGTCGTGATCTCGAGTATTGCCGGGAGTTTGGGCGAGGTCCCTCGGTATGCCTCGCCCTGCGCGGCCTACGGCTCCTCCAAGGCCGCGGTCAACTTCATGGTCCGCAGGATTGGGAGAGAGAACGAAAGTCTAATCGCCCTTGCTCTGCACCCAGG GTGGATGCAAACGGAGATGGGCAACGCTGCTGCGGTCAGGTTCGGAAAAAAGGAGGCCCCTGTCTCTGTCGCTGAGGCGACGGACTCCATTCTCACTGAG ATTGATCAAGCGACCCGGGAGACTGCAGCTGCATTCCGCACCTATGATCACAAGGAGCTTCCGTGGTGA